One part of the Campylobacter lari genome encodes these proteins:
- a CDS encoding GNAT family N-acetyltransferase: SQTHDNGFLLHNCYEYKESFLKHAINNNYFFQQENNSFFFLNKKLLFYFINEIKQYNLEPSFIRLIGNQEKYFEKHQLFLKLNNFKCFQVFKQMILKNENLMPIEFDFIKKPTIGETAECYDFLNNNFKYEFNLFYQKNNFKKHINNILHYKENGKICGVLLYSNILNNAILDYIAVKPSLKYKNVAFALLNRFFLENTKAKFYKLYVDINNTKAIKFYKKSNFKFNKTEIRFYRNFHEI, encoded by the coding sequence TTTCACAAACACATGATAATGGTTTTTTATTACATAATTGCTATGAATATAAAGAAAGTTTTTTAAAACATGCAATTAATAATAATTATTTTTTCCAACAAGAAAATAATAGTTTCTTTTTTCTAAATAAAAAACTTTTGTTTTACTTCATTAATGAAATAAAACAATACAACTTAGAACCATCTTTTATAAGACTTATCGGAAATCAAGAAAAATATTTTGAAAAACATCAATTATTTCTAAAGCTTAATAATTTCAAGTGTTTTCAGGTGTTTAAACAAATGATACTAAAGAATGAAAATTTAATGCCTATTGAATTTGATTTCATAAAAAAACCAACTATTGGTGAAACTGCAGAATGTTATGACTTTTTAAATAATAATTTTAAATACGAATTTAATCTTTTTTATCAAAAAAATAATTTCAAAAAACACATTAATAATATTTTACACTATAAAGAAAATGGCAAAATATGTGGAGTATTGTTGTATTCCAATATTTTAAATAATGCTATCTTGGATTATATTGCAGTAAAACCAAGCCTCAAATACAAAAATGTAGCATTTGCTTTGTTAAACCGTTTCTTCCTAGAAAATACAAAAGCAAAATTTTACAAACTATATGTTGACATTAATAATACAAAAGCTATAAAGTTTTATAAAAAATCTAATTTCAAATTTAATAAAACAGAAATCAGATTCTATAGGAATTTCCATGAAATTTGA
- a CDS encoding formyltransferase family protein, protein MKFEKIYLVGEGRVAKECLKIAHNFFKQEVLLITLKNKNELDVFFEKISNSLILSVNNFYIFQKKCVESNFIINYHNSLLPKYKGRNAHIRAIWNQENITGITWHKVDCTIDTGDIILQKEIKINNSLTAIKLLQMQQNLAIKSFEECLKNIKNSFPQPKIISVVRGGDIHKISQLPNNGILDISWNILTMERFLRAMDNGNLTPKAKVKINNMIYDISFYEINHLEIILFLSNNIKITIPKE, encoded by the coding sequence ATGAAATTTGAAAAAATTTACTTAGTAGGTGAAGGTAGAGTAGCTAAAGAGTGCTTAAAAATAGCACATAATTTTTTCAAACAAGAAGTGTTACTTATCACACTAAAAAATAAAAACGAATTGGATGTTTTCTTTGAGAAAATATCTAACTCTCTTATTTTAAGTGTGAATAATTTTTATATTTTTCAAAAAAAATGTGTTGAATCAAATTTCATCATTAACTATCATAATTCACTACTTCCAAAATACAAAGGAAGAAATGCACATATACGGGCTATATGGAACCAAGAAAATATAACAGGAATCACTTGGCATAAGGTTGATTGCACTATAGATACAGGAGATATCATCTTGCAAAAAGAGATAAAAATAAACAACTCATTAACAGCTATAAAACTACTCCAAATGCAGCAAAATTTAGCCATCAAATCTTTTGAGGAATGTTTAAAGAATATAAAAAATTCTTTTCCTCAGCCAAAAATTATTTCTGTGGTTAGGGGGGGGGATATTCACAAAATAAGTCAACTACCTAATAATGGTATTTTAGATATATCTTGGAACATCTTAACTATGGAAAGATTTTTAAGAGCAATGGATAATGGAAATCTTACTCCTAAAGCTAAAGTAAAAATAAACAATATGATATATGATATTTCATTTTATGAAATAAACCATCTTGAAATAATTTTATTTTTAAGCAATAATATAAAAATAACAATTCCAAAGGAATGA
- a CDS encoding acyl carrier protein, with product MQQIQIFFNKIDRSDINETMQNLLSDDIIDSIDIMALVAEIEKHYKKPLKAEFIIAENFESFENIKKMIEQAMQ from the coding sequence ATGCAACAAATTCAAATTTTTTTTAACAAAATAGACAGAAGTGATATAAATGAAACTATGCAAAATTTGCTTAGCGATGACATAATAGATAGTATTGACATTATGGCTTTGGTAGCTGAAATAGAAAAGCACTATAAAAAACCCCTAAAAGCAGAGTTTATTATAGCTGAAAATTTTGAAAGTTTTGAAAATATCAAAAAAATGATAGAGCAAGCAATGCAATGA
- a CDS encoding 3-oxoacyl-ACP synthase yields MNLKTTNHSIKAISIVLPKNPLHKEDELKLCNINERKYQLLQENSGIFNHFVSDESTYASDLATQALEELFSKDILKKDEIDLLVFTSFTPDYLAPACTSLIHKNLNLSSHTLCLDVLGFCPGFLQSLLQVFLALNQPSIKKAVLICASVKSKAIDAQKDKITFLNNSDSASAILIEKNTNSKEKSCFSQKVFSTQCVEETLPYGGLRLDSLNILKVNNNLTFSFIMQNYPTFFQEFFEHFNLEKTNFDEFFIHSSDNFSKQKLYERLNLNFIQDNILKNYGNTTINKLPLELASYTGGGINKFSLEALEQVSPLMHVA; encoded by the coding sequence ATGAATTTAAAAACTACTAATCATTCTATTAAAGCTATTAGTATTGTTCTACCTAAAAATCCACTCCACAAAGAAGATGAATTAAAGCTTTGCAATATAAATGAAAGAAAATATCAACTTTTACAAGAAAATTCAGGAATTTTTAATCATTTCGTAAGCGATGAGTCAACATACGCAAGTGATTTAGCAACACAAGCATTAGAGGAGCTTTTCTCAAAAGATATACTCAAAAAAGATGAAATTGATCTACTAGTTTTTACAAGCTTTACACCGGATTATTTAGCACCAGCTTGCACTAGTTTAATCCACAAAAATTTAAATTTAAGTAGCCATACTTTATGCTTAGATGTATTAGGCTTTTGCCCTGGATTTTTACAGAGTTTGCTTCAAGTGTTTTTGGCTTTAAATCAACCAAGTATAAAAAAAGCTGTTTTAATATGCGCCAGTGTAAAAAGTAAAGCGATTGACGCTCAAAAAGATAAAATTACCTTTTTAAATAATAGCGATAGTGCAAGTGCGATTTTAATAGAAAAAAATACCAATTCTAAAGAAAAAAGCTGTTTTTCTCAAAAAGTTTTTTCTACTCAATGTGTAGAAGAAACTTTACCCTATGGTGGACTTAGATTAGATAGTCTGAATATTTTGAAAGTCAACAACAATTTGACTTTTTCTTTTATTATGCAAAACTATCCAACATTTTTTCAAGAATTTTTTGAACATTTCAATCTAGAAAAAACTAATTTCGATGAATTTTTTATCCACTCTTCTGATAATTTTTCAAAACAAAAACTATATGAGAGACTAAATTTAAATTTTATCCAAGATAATATTCTTAAAAACTATGGAAACACTACTATAAATAAATTACCTCTAGAATTAGCTTCATATACTGGGGGGGGGATAAACAAATTTTCCTTGGAAGCTTTGGAACAGGTATCACCCTTAATGCATGTAGCCTAA
- a CDS encoding DUF2920 family protein has product MLINETYFIDSCDDVELNIKRESKLEYRITYDDSKQMEAIVFIIGGFGANANISFLDFDREYLAKKFNIIVVNVFYHCFSARPSIDEKYNPIFMPNEKDWESFCEIAKICDMEIYDHEKSNFKNCIRKLDERSKQIKHEGRLKKDFLINLSCDFVLPNNEYQNYGIMAAIDHINALKDIMKNYPQFKSLPKIYGGGSYGGYLALMCAKIAPWYVDGVIDNSGVTLPHLPHLLGRESECGEFAIRGDNYILLCFVKKYWTRDESSPYFLSDDNYMIRVLLNSKHLSLQNEKNQNTIFISYHSAKDEGAPVEHKSNFYEFCKQLGFDTTLHIVKDENDVDGRYIKSLEHGLRMTDRALFKKELPILLEKLKNKTFNMRENSISYPCKDKIFTFKDFKDRFELKITRL; this is encoded by the coding sequence ATGCTCATAAATGAAACTTATTTCATAGACTCTTGTGATGATGTAGAATTAAATATAAAAAGAGAAAGTAAATTAGAATATAGAATTACTTATGATGATAGTAAGCAAATGGAAGCTATTGTTTTTATCATAGGTGGATTTGGGGCAAATGCTAATATATCTTTTTTAGATTTTGATAGAGAATATCTTGCTAAAAAATTTAATATTATTGTTGTAAATGTTTTTTATCATTGCTTTAGTGCTAGGCCTTCTATAGATGAGAAATATAATCCGATTTTTATGCCAAATGAAAAAGATTGGGAAAGTTTTTGTGAAATAGCAAAAATTTGCGATATGGAAATTTATGACCATGAAAAAAGCAATTTTAAAAATTGTATAAGAAAACTTGATGAAAGATCTAAACAAATAAAACATGAAGGAAGACTGAAAAAAGATTTTTTGATAAATCTTTCTTGTGATTTTGTATTGCCAAATAACGAATATCAAAATTATGGAATTATGGCAGCTATTGATCATATCAATGCTTTAAAAGATATAATGAAAAATTATCCTCAATTTAAATCTTTGCCTAAAATTTATGGAGGAGGATCATACGGAGGTTATTTAGCGCTAATGTGTGCTAAAATAGCTCCTTGGTATGTAGATGGAGTGATAGATAATTCAGGAGTGACATTGCCTCATTTGCCTCATTTGTTAGGTAGAGAAAGTGAGTGCGGTGAATTTGCTATTAGAGGTGATAATTATATTTTATTATGTTTTGTAAAAAAATACTGGACTAGAGATGAAAGCTCTCCGTATTTTTTAAGTGATGATAATTATATGATAAGGGTTCTTTTGAACTCAAAGCATCTAAGTTTGCAAAATGAAAAAAATCAAAATACAATATTTATCAGTTATCATAGCGCAAAAGATGAGGGAGCTCCAGTGGAACATAAGAGTAATTTTTATGAATTTTGCAAACAACTTGGATTTGATACAACTTTGCATATTGTTAAAGATGAGAATGATGTAGATGGTAGATATATAAAGAGCTTAGAGCATGGTTTGAGAATGACAGATAGGGCTTTATTTAAAAAAGAATTACCCATATTGCTTGAAAAACTAAAAAATAAAACATTTAATATGAGAGAAAATAGCATATCTTATCCTTGCAAAGATAAGATATTTACTTTTAAAGATTTTAAAGATCGATTTGAGCTTAAAATTACACGACTTTGA
- a CDS encoding acyl carrier protein: MNINFEDIQKMFNAINRSDINENSRNLVDDDIIDSIDMMKLILEIEKFIGKNLDAKYITPDNFEDFSTIKNMLEEVI, encoded by the coding sequence GTGAATATTAACTTTGAAGATATTCAAAAAATGTTTAATGCAATCAACAGAAGTGATATAAATGAAAATAGTCGTAATTTAGTGGATGATGATATTATTGATAGTATTGATATGATGAAATTAATACTTGAAATCGAAAAATTTATAGGAAAAAATTTAGATGCTAAATATATCACTCCGGATAATTTTGAGGATTTTTCTACGATTAAAAATATGCTTGAGGAAGTTATATAA
- a CDS encoding DUF2920 family protein yields MLKNETYFIDSCDDVELNIKRESKLEYRITYDDSKQMKAIVFIIGAYGSNVDLSIIDFDRQFIAKKFDVVAVSVLYHCFSCRINEKDKRYSAQFSYDEYNVNQLKKSLEKMNFNTHGLNTWNMEEYLVSLESTIDAYKLKGVLANDYKFFITSTMLPANNEYQNYGIMAAIDCVNTLKDLCKNFPDFRRLPKIYGGASYGGYLSLLISKIAPWYVDGVIDNSGEAILLLGYIIGKDLDHPDALYYSRNFQVGIFLKTYWNANKESPYCFKDENYEIRTLLNQTHLILQAQKNKNILYASYHSSADPLTSCEFKTQYMQVLKTLGYDVNFHLIDEKDIDGKFIKKLTHGGGITVKALFGRELPKMLEKFKDKNFTLREDSISYPCKDKVFTFKDKGNKFVLEII; encoded by the coding sequence TATAGAATTACTTATGATGATAGCAAGCAAATGAAAGCTATCGTTTTTATCATAGGAGCGTATGGTTCTAATGTTGATTTATCAATCATTGATTTTGACAGGCAATTTATAGCTAAAAAATTTGATGTAGTGGCTGTAAGTGTTTTATATCATTGTTTTAGCTGTAGAATAAATGAAAAAGATAAAAGATATAGTGCACAATTTTCGTATGATGAATATAATGTAAATCAATTAAAAAAATCCCTAGAAAAGATGAATTTTAATACGCATGGACTTAATACATGGAATATGGAAGAATATCTTGTTTCATTAGAATCTACCATTGATGCTTATAAATTAAAAGGTGTTTTAGCTAATGATTATAAGTTTTTTATAACTTCTACTATGTTACCAGCTAATAATGAGTATCAAAATTATGGTATTATGGCTGCTATTGATTGTGTTAATACCTTAAAAGATTTGTGCAAAAACTTTCCTGATTTTAGAAGATTACCAAAAATTTATGGAGGAGCATCTTATGGAGGTTATTTATCTTTATTGATATCTAAAATAGCTCCTTGGTATGTTGATGGAGTTATAGATAATTCTGGTGAAGCAATATTGCTTTTGGGTTATATTATAGGAAAAGATTTAGATCACCCTGATGCACTTTATTATTCCAGAAATTTTCAGGTTGGAATTTTTTTAAAAACTTATTGGAATGCCAATAAAGAATCGCCATATTGCTTTAAAGATGAGAATTATGAAATAAGAACTTTATTAAATCAAACTCATTTGATTTTACAAGCTCAAAAAAATAAAAATATACTTTATGCAAGTTATCATAGTTCTGCTGACCCATTGACTTCTTGTGAATTTAAAACTCAATATATGCAAGTTTTAAAGACATTGGGTTATGATGTTAATTTTCACTTGATAGATGAAAAAGATATTGATGGTAAGTTTATAAAAAAACTCACACATGGAGGTGGAATAACAGTTAAAGCTTTATTTGGTAGGGAATTACCAAAAATGCTTGAAAAATTTAAGGATAAAAATTTTACCCTAAGAGAAGATAGTATAAGTTATCCTTGCAAGGATAAGGTTTTTACTTTTAAAGATAAAGGTAATAAATTTGTGCTTGAGATTATATAA